One Cryptomeria japonica chromosome 9, Sugi_1.0, whole genome shotgun sequence genomic window carries:
- the LOC131077861 gene encoding pentatricopeptide repeat-containing protein At2g13600 isoform X1, with protein sequence MSSIAHLNQNIKTLSTQGHLKEAIHILLTAHDLPVHSSTYIHLLQACIENKALSEGKKVHFHINDRGVTFATHSFLQNKLINMYDKCGSLVDARSVFDNMTETNVFSWNMIISAYKRHGVPHQAFTLFYQMQRTAVKPDHFTLSTVLPVCANVATLNHGFQIHGKAIRCGFHFHDFVMNTLIDMYAKCGRIEKARELFDRMPNANVVSWNAMITGYAQNGVLDELLRLFEDIPQKNVVSWTAVIAGCAQNGFVDKALEFFKQMQLAGIEADSSTFASILPACAKMGALEQGMEIHQKLIESGLLPHVVVMTAVIDMYTKCGSIAKAHKLFDEMPQRSAVSWTTIITGYAQNGPVHKALELFNQMQLAGEKVNSSTFVSILPACAKMGALEHGMNVHGKIIESGLLSNDVVVTSLINMYAKCASISKAREIFDKMHKANVFTWTAMITGYAQNGFLDEALSLFKEMPNRNAVSWNAVIAGYAQNGQVEKAMEIFKQMQLTDVKPDKLTFASILPACSKIGALKQGMEFHQKIIETGFLSDVVATSLIDMYAKCGSIKKSRELFDRIKNPDVASWNAMISGYAMHGHSQDTLKLFELMKHSQTKPNYISFVCILFACSHAGLVDDSCKYFNQMIHFYCIIPTIDHYVCMVDLLGRASCFEGALNFIIKMPIKPDSVVWMSLLGACRSHKNLHLGEFVATLLFELDHINTAPYVLLSNIYAEIGRWDDVRNVRKLMKDRGIKKIPGCSWIEVHKKVHVFCVGDRSHPQTQEIYAMLEKLSSELKEAGYAPDTKPVLNDVEDEEKELLLCHHSEKLAIAFGLLHMSAGTTIRVVKNLRVCGDCHTATKFISKIVAREIIVRDSNRFHHFKHGHCSCGDYW encoded by the coding sequence ATGTCATCCATAGCTCATctcaatcaaaacatcaaaacactgTCTACTCAAGGTCACTTGAAGGAGGCTATTCATATTCTTCTTACAGCCCACGACCTTCCTGTACACTCTTCTACATATATTCATCTGTTGCAGGCATGCATTGAAAATAAAGCCCTATCAGAGGGTAAGAAAGTTCATTTTCACATCAATGACAGAGGTGTTACATTTGCCACCCACAGTTTTTTACAAAATAAACTCATCAACATGTATGACAAGTGCGGAAGCTTGGTGGACGCCCGCAGTGTTTTCGACAACATGACCGAAACAAACGTCTTCTCATGGAATATGATCATTTCAGCTTATAAAAGGCACGGTGTTCCTCATCAGGCGTTCACACTATTTTACCAAATGCAACGAACAGCTGTAAAACCCGATCACTTTACCTTATCCACCGTTCTCCCTGTATGCGCGAACGTGGCAACTCTAAATCATGGTTTTCAGATCCATGGAAAGGCCATTAGATGTGGATTTCACTTTCATGATTTTGTGATGAATACCCTtatagatatgtatgcaaaatgtggaagaattGAGAAGGCGCgcgaattgtttgacagaatgcctaatGCAaacgtggtctcatggaatgcaatgattacaGGGTATGCACAAAATGGCGTTCTTGATGAACTTTTAAGACTTTTTGAAGATATACCCCAAAAGAACGTTGTTTCGTGGACTGCAGTCATTGCTGGATGCGCACAGAATGGGTTTGTTGATAAAGCGCTGGAGttttttaagcaaatgcaattggcgggTATAGAAGCAGACTCgtcaacctttgccagcatcctcccagcGTGTGCCaagatgggagctttggaacagggcatggaaattcatcaaaaacTAATTGAGAGTGGGCTCTTGCCACATGTAGTAGTTATGACTGCTGTCATTgacatgtatacaaaatgtggaagcatagcgAAGGCACACAAATTGTTCGACGAAATGCCTCAACGGAGTGCAGTATCATGGACAACTATTATTACTGGGTATGCGCAAAATGGGCCTGTTCATAAAGCCTTGGAGCTTTTCaaccaaatgcaattggcaggtgaaAAGGTAAACTCGTCCACTTTTGTCAGTATCCTcccagcttgtgccaaaatgggagctttggaacatggtATGAATGTCCATgggaagataattgaaagtgggcTTTTGTCAAATGATGTAGTTGTGACTTCTCTGATAAACATGTATGCGAAGTGTGCTAGCATAAGTAAGGCGCGTGAAATCTTTGACAAAATGCATAAGGCAAATGTGTTCACATGGACTGCAATGATTACGGGATATGCACAGAATGGTTTTCTTGATGAAGCACTAAGTCTTTTCAAAGAAATGCCTAACCGAAATGCAGTCTCATGGAATGCAGttattgctggatatgcacaaaatggccAAGTTGAAAAAGCTATGGAGAtctttaagcaaatgcaattgacaGATGTAAAGCCAGACAAATTGACATTTGCCAGTATCCTGCCAGCATGTTCCAAAATTGGAGCTTTGAAACAAGGTATGGAGTTCCATCAAAAAATAATTGAAACGGGGTTTTTGTCCGATGTAGTTGCAACTTCCCTGATAGACATGTATGCCAAATGTGGCAGCATAAAGAAgtcacgtgaactgtttgacagaataaaAAATCCGGATGTGGCTTCATGGAACGCAATGATTTCAGGCTATGCAATGCACGGCCATAGCCAGGACACCCTCAAACTCTTTGAACTGATGAAGCACTCTCAAACTAAACCCAACTATATAAGCTTTGTTTGTATTTTATTCGCATGCAGCCATGCAGGTCTAGTGGATGATAGTTGTAAATACTTCAATCAGATGATTCATTTTTATTGCATCATACCTACAATTGACCATTATGTATGCATGGTTGATCTTCTTGGCCGTGCTAGCTGCTTTGAAGGAGCCTTAAACTTTATCATTAAAATGCCAATAAAACCTGATTCAGTTGTGTGGATGAGTTTGCTTGGTGCTTGTAGATCACACAAGAATTTACATCTAGGAGAATTTGTGGCAACGCTCCTTTTTGAGCTGGATCATATAAATACTGCACCTTATGTTCTTCTGTCAAACATTTATGCAGAAATAGGCAGATGGGATGATGTTCGAAATGTAAGGAAATTGATGAAAGACAGAGGTATCAAAAAGATAcctggatgtagttggattgaagtCCATAAAAAAGTTCATGTTTTTTGTGTAGGTGACAGATCACACCCACAAACACAAGAGATCTATGCAATGTTGGAGAAATTGTCTTCGGAGCTGAAGGAGGCAGGGTATGCTCCAGATACAAAACCTGTGCTGAATGATGTGGAGGATGAGGAGAAGGAATTACTTCTCTGCCACCATAGTGAGAAGTTAGCGATTGCATTCGGGTTGTTACACATGTCCGCTGGAACAACTATTAGAGTTGTCAAGAACCTTCGAGTATGTGGAGACTGCCACACGGCAACCAAGTTTATCTCCAAGATTGTTGCAAGAGAAATTATTGTTAGAGATTCCAACCGTTTCCATCATTTCAAGCATGGACATTGTTCTTGTGGAGATTATTGGTGA
- the LOC131077861 gene encoding pentatricopeptide repeat-containing protein At2g13600 isoform X2 codes for MSSIAHLNQNIKTLSTQGHLKEAIHILLTAHDLPVHSSTYIHLLQACIENKALSEGKKVHFHINDRGVTFATHSFLQNKLINMYDKCGSLVDARSVFDNMTETNVFSWNMIISAYKRHGVPHQAFTLFYQMQRTAVKPDHFTLSTVLPVCANVATLNHGFQIHGKAIRCGFHFHDFVMNTLIDMYAKCGRIEKARELFDRMPNANVVSWNAMITGYAQNGVLDELLRLFEDIPQKNVVSWTAVIAGCAQNGFVDKALEFFKQMQLAGIEADSSTFASILPACAKMGALEQGMEIHQKLIESGLLPHVVVMTAVIDMYTKCGSIAKAHKLFDEMPQRSAVSWTTIITGYAQNGPVHKALELFNQMQLAGEKVNSSTFVSILPACAKMGALEHGMNVHGKIIESGLLSNDVVVTSLINMYAKCASISKAREIFDKMHKANVFTWTAMITGYAQNGFLDEALSLFKEMPNRNAVSWNAVIAGYAQNGQVEKAMEIFKQMQLTDVKPDKLTFASILPACSKIGALKQA; via the exons ATGTCATCCATAGCTCATctcaatcaaaacatcaaaacactgTCTACTCAAGGTCACTTGAAGGAGGCTATTCATATTCTTCTTACAGCCCACGACCTTCCTGTACACTCTTCTACATATATTCATCTGTTGCAGGCATGCATTGAAAATAAAGCCCTATCAGAGGGTAAGAAAGTTCATTTTCACATCAATGACAGAGGTGTTACATTTGCCACCCACAGTTTTTTACAAAATAAACTCATCAACATGTATGACAAGTGCGGAAGCTTGGTGGACGCCCGCAGTGTTTTCGACAACATGACCGAAACAAACGTCTTCTCATGGAATATGATCATTTCAGCTTATAAAAGGCACGGTGTTCCTCATCAGGCGTTCACACTATTTTACCAAATGCAACGAACAGCTGTAAAACCCGATCACTTTACCTTATCCACCGTTCTCCCTGTATGCGCGAACGTGGCAACTCTAAATCATGGTTTTCAGATCCATGGAAAGGCCATTAGATGTGGATTTCACTTTCATGATTTTGTGATGAATACCCTtatagatatgtatgcaaaatgtggaagaattGAGAAGGCGCgcgaattgtttgacagaatgcctaatGCAaacgtggtctcatggaatgcaatgattacaGGGTATGCACAAAATGGCGTTCTTGATGAACTTTTAAGACTTTTTGAAGATATACCCCAAAAGAACGTTGTTTCGTGGACTGCAGTCATTGCTGGATGCGCACAGAATGGGTTTGTTGATAAAGCGCTGGAGttttttaagcaaatgcaattggcgggTATAGAAGCAGACTCgtcaacctttgccagcatcctcccagcGTGTGCCaagatgggagctttggaacagggcatggaaattcatcaaaaacTAATTGAGAGTGGGCTCTTGCCACATGTAGTAGTTATGACTGCTGTCATTgacatgtatacaaaatgtggaagcatagcgAAGGCACACAAATTGTTCGACGAAATGCCTCAACGGAGTGCAGTATCATGGACAACTATTATTACTGGGTATGCGCAAAATGGGCCTGTTCATAAAGCCTTGGAGCTTTTCaaccaaatgcaattggcaggtgaaAAGGTAAACTCGTCCACTTTTGTCAGTATCCTcccagcttgtgccaaaatgggagctttggaacatggtATGAATGTCCATgggaagataattgaaagtgggcTTTTGTCAAATGATGTAGTTGTGACTTCTCTGATAAACATGTATGCGAAGTGTGCTAGCATAAGTAAGGCGCGTGAAATCTTTGACAAAATGCATAAGGCAAATGTGTTCACATGGACTGCAATGATTACGGGATATGCACAGAATGGTTTTCTTGATGAAGCACTAAGTCTTTTCAAAGAAATGCCTAACCGAAATGCAGTCTCATGGAATGCAGttattgctggatatgcacaaaatggccAAGTTGAAAAAGCTATGGAGAtctttaagcaaatgcaattgacaGATGTAAAGCCAGACAAATTGACATTTGCCAGTATCCTGCCAGCATGTTCCAAAATTGGAGCTTTGAAACAAG CATAA